In Dysidea avara chromosome 6, odDysAvar1.4, whole genome shotgun sequence, the genomic stretch TAACAACAGTGTTTTGTCACTATGGTATCCCAGACATCCTACATTCAGATCAGGGCAGAAACTTTGAGAGCACCATCTTACGTCAGACTCTCAATGCTTTCGGTGTCACTAAATCTCGAACAACAGCTTACCGCCCTGCTGGTGATGGATTAGTTGAACGCTTCAACAGGTCTCTTTTGCAAATGCTGCGTGCTTATGTTGATCAAAATGATTGGACAACAGCTAAGCACTCTTTTTGAATTACGCTATAGTATTGCTCTGAAGTTGAGAGAGCTCTACTAGTGTATGCTACAACATGGCCACTTTGTTCAAGTACAGCACCAATACCTGTGGCACTGGCATCTGTATATAGTTGAAATTGTTTAGCAGCTGTAGAAAAGTCGGGATATTTAAGTATTGGGATATTTTAAGTATTGGGGCACACATTACTACACAAAGGGCTCACTGCTTTCAGAGGCGCCCCCAGCCCGTGCGAGACGCCCCTTGTCCGTTTCCCGAACGACAGTCCTTCACGAGGTGGCCCATCCTTCCACAATTAAAACATCGCTTTATCTCGGGCAATTACACTGTACATGACCAGGTTGGTTACTACGGAAACAGAGGAGTCTGGCTGGCTACTGGGAGGTTCTCTGATTAGTTGCCATGGCGGCCACCTGTTCAGTCAGGGTGGCGACTTGCTCTGTTAGGGCTTCCACACGGTCATTTGGCTGCTGAACAGCTGCTAATTTTTCACCAGGATTCTCAGCATCAATAGTCATCAACAACTTTGCTCGCTGCATCAGCTGCCCCAAGTCATTAACCTCTCCTGCTGCACGCAATCGCTTGCTTATTTTCAGGGGGAGTCCCGTTAGAAACTGGTGCATTACTAACTGTTGGCGTGTTGTCGCATCTGCTGCTGGCATAGCTCGATCTATTAGCCTTTTTAGTTCGTGACAGTATACAGACAATGACTCGCCAGGATGCAACCATCTGCGATGAAAGTCATCCATCGACACAAACCGTACTGGCCCCATTCTCTCCAGGATGTTTTTCTTAGCTAGGTCATAACTTGCTTGCTGCTCTGCGGTCAACTCTAGCCAGGTAACAAGTGCTTTCCCTCTAATAGTGTCGGCAATTTCTTTGCTTTCATTTCGTCGTTCCAGTCATTTGCACTGCAGCAGATCTCGTAACGCTTGAACCATTCAGTTGGGTCACCTTCTGAGAAGATCCTGGGCAAACTGATGTGCTTGGAACTCGTTGCAGCTGTGCTAGGGATAGACATGGCCAACTTCAACCGTCCTCTGCTACCAATGTAATACTCGTCAATAACTAACACTCAAGCAACTAGTAACT encodes the following:
- the LOC136259323 gene encoding uncharacterized protein produces the protein MGPVRFVSMDDFHRRWLHPGESLSVYCHELKRLIDRAMPAADATTRQQLVMHQFLTGLPLKISKRLRAAGEVNDLGQLMQRAKLLMTIDAENPGEKLAAVQQPNDRVEALTEQVATLTEQVAAMATNQRTSQ